The following DNA comes from Candidatus Binataceae bacterium.
GCCAAGGGCGCCCGCGCGGCGATTTCCCCCAGCTCGGCCGGTGCCTGCCGCTCGCCCCATCGGTAAAGGCCAAAGATGGTCAACCCCGCCAGGACCCAGAACAACTCTTTTATCCGGCGCAGCAGCCCAACTGCAAAGCCAATGCTTGGGGGATAACCCAGCAGCCCTAAAATCAGGGCCTTACCTCCCTCCTGGCTGACCAGCTTGGCCGGAATCATAAACGTCGCCCGCTCGATCAAAATACCCAAAGCCTCCGTCAGGAGAACCACCTCTAGGGTGCGAGGCTGATGGAGAAAACCCAGCAATAGGTAGATTTCCAGCGGACCCAGGCTCCAGGCTGCCAGATAACACAGGCACGAGGCCAACAGCCGCGGCTTATGTCGCTGGTAAAACTCCGCCAGCAAGCGATCGGCAACCTCCGAGGAGCGGGCGATCGCGTCGGTGGCGATGGCAGCCAAGTCCAGTTTGGCAGCCACCTTCCAAAGACGGGAGAAAGGCCTGTTGACCTGGATCAGGTAGAAACCTACCGCCAATGTCACGGTCAGACTCAAACCGCCCACCAACGGCCAGAACAACTTGTGGACGGTGGCGGCAAGCCGCGCCGATAGCATAAGAGCGCCCAGCACAAATCCGATCTGACCCACCGCCTCGGCGAGCGCGGCTACTACCACGCTGGCCAAACCCGCGGCCAAGGCCAGGCGGCGACGAACCATCAAGGCCATCACGAATTGCCCGCCCAGTTGGGCAGAGGGAGTAGTGTAGTCGATCGCCTCGCCCGCGATACGGGCGGCGAACAGATGGGCA
Coding sequences within:
- a CDS encoding lysylphosphatidylglycerol synthase transmembrane domain-containing protein translates to MRRLETLLVVLGFAFYIWLLKCLGLHTVAQYVRVVGLGLLLTIALEALARIANTLGWRIAVTQCPAELDFAHLFAARIAGEAIDYTTPSAQLGGQFVMALMVRRRLALAAGLASVVVAALAEAVGQIGFVLGALMLSARLAATVHKLFWPLVGGLSLTVTLAVGFYLIQVNRPFSRLWKVAAKLDLAAIATDAIARSSEVADRLLAEFYQRHKPRLLASCLCYLAAWSLGPLEIYLLLGFLHQPRTLEVVLLTEALGILIERATFMIPAKLVSQEGGKALILGLLGYPPSIGFAVGLLRRIKELFWVLAGLTIFGLYRWGERQAPAELGEIAARAPLAESAE